The genomic region gcctattgttccccacatggagagacaagggtatacctgtttattgttccccacatggagagacaaggATACACCTGTTtattgttccccacatggagagacaaggATACACCTGTTtattgttccccacatggagagacaagggtatacctgcctattgttccccacatggagagacaagggtatacctgtttattgttccccacatggagagacaagggtGTACCTGTTtattgttccccacatggagagacaaggATACACCTGTTtattgttccccacatggagagacaagggtatacctgtttattgttccccacatggagagacaagggtaTACCTGTTTATTGTTCCCCACATTGAAAGACAAAGGAATACATGCCTATTGTTCACTACATGGAGAGACAATGGTGAGAATAGCCACTTAAATGCACGGTTTATATCATAGTGTTTCCAATGTTGGACAAGAGAAATAACTCATTAATAGTATTCTTGctgataaatacatatttatacaacAGGTTTGGTATTGAATGCATTAAGGTTTTTCATTTTGCAGTGTAAAGATCaatctttaaaattgaaatcCGTATATATATTCGAATGTATTTCTATTGAACATAGCACTGTTCTCCTTTGTCAAATACTATGGATGACAGGGAATTAAATTAGACATTTAAATTCGATTTGATAATAGATAAAAATGGATAATCGTGGCGTTTAACTGATTCGTATTGTGACAGCAatcaatacaatgtttaaacagATATTTAATACGTTTACATATGATTGTAAAACTAATATAAGACATCAACCTAGCTTCATAAACTTCTCTTTAATATTTCGACAAACATTTACAATCTAATTTTAATCTCAAAATACCTAATAAATGCGTTATGAAGGTTTTGAAAATCGTCTTGATACTTTAGTTAACATCGTTTGGATAAAATCcagaatatatgtttatatctcaatTGACTAACAGTACCCATTTTAAAAAGCCATATGTCTTGTTCTTCATCTACTCCATTAGAATAGCCATCACAgaacatctttaaaaaatcaaacaaattggAAAGTAGGGGAATCTATAATTAGAATCTTAAGAGATattaattgcaatttaaacTCAAATAAGAAAACTCTGACctcacatttatgttaataaataaatatgttataataaattaatactaaTCACGATGGATTACCATTAACACCTCTTGAAATTTACTAAAATCAGGGCTATCTACACTTGACCCATACTTGTCGAATAGCTGACCCTATGATTGTTCTTAATAAATACTGCACCAAATAGTATAAAGTGTTTCGATTACTTTCATACGAAATGCCTTTCGGACCATCGTATGTAAATGTGTcaatctgaaacgcgatactcgatagtacgatgatgaaaacgcgaaatcacgaaactaagACGGTGAAAACGCGACATCATGAAACTACGAcggtgaaaacgcgacaatacgatggtgaaaacacggaAATATATCGCTTTATCATCATCGTTCTGTCATAtaatcgcgttttcgttatcgtactgtcgcgttttcatcatcgtactgacGGATTTTCGTTATCGTAGTTTCGTGTTTTCATCGTCGAACTATCgggtatcgcgtttcagatcaacgcattcacaggcgatggccctaacggcattccgtactTTCAGTCCTCGTCAAAGGTACTTCAGGCAACTGACCAGATTTTTGTAAGATGATTTAAGGTTTTTCAAAGACGCTTTATAACCACTTCATTCCGAGCCTCCAATAATACCACTGCACACATACAGGCTTGATGAATAAGTGTCATGGTAGGAATAAGTTGAAGAATCGAAAAAtatttaagctttttatttttttttactaaatcccttcgaaacatttttatattgtaaatatcatgCGAACCATTATAGATAAACGAATTCGCCTTTTCTTTAAAGTACAAGGCCATCAGAGTAGTCTTCCCATGGTATATGTTTTCGGGCACTGATACTTTCATCTTTAAAGGTCATTTCTAGTATTCTATCTCCGCTCCGAAAGTGCGTTTTTAGGCTGTAGTACCGCAAATCAACATCAGGTAtcgtcagatctactttttgacatgtcATGTTAAAAAGAATTAATGCACCGGGGTTACAAAATGGGACGTATGAtgttatgcggtttaaaataGTGCGAATTAAATTACCACTGTATTCAAATACGTTCATAAGATTGTAACTTTAAAGTGAATTTGAAAAAAGCTGAAGAATCtttaaaaacacatcaaaacGTCCTCAGCCAATATAGGGTTTCATTTAACTCGATTCACTATTGTCGCGTCTatagcctttcaacgcttttatttaaaacatgccATATGAAAGGTATCAACAAACTAATGCTTGTGACAAAAGataatggtgtttttttaaactagtaCAAAATTATTTATCGTCAATCTTCAAACAGCAACATACGTAACAGTCAAAGATTATTTGCCGTCGATTACGTCGGCCTTCTTTTACATTTCGTTTGAGCAATAccagtgtgtataccacgtggtgaattacgtcatatttgctacgtcggaaggcaacattttttctaaaaatgaagacataaacaatgataacttttcttttactacaccattctaaataaaacaaaggacagtctatgccgcttcaaaagccccgccttcgtttttgTTACCGGATTTTGATAAGgcgattagtttcatcaaatacttcgacaaacctgttccCAAAATAATGTTCCGTCAGACGACCGTTTTGTGAAacggtttgtcgaagtgttttaagaaactaaactctcaaccAATCTCTGGTAAAAGATCGAAGGCGGGGgtccgtaagcggcatagactgcgctatgtttcatttaaaatggtgaagaaaaagagaagtaatttttgtttaaacttaaagtcttcattcgaagcaaaatgttgccttccgacgtagcatacaTGACACAATTTGTCACTTGatgtacacacactgaatacTGGACTTAGTTAAAGTGAAGTCAGATGACGTATTTATTTGTGAAACTAACATTGAAATTCAAGGGTtatggaaacaaaaacaaaatagatcTACTTACCGAGGATGGAGATCAGAGCACACGTATAATATCCAAAATTCTGTCCAGCTGAATATGAAAAGCTCTAATGTAAATAAGCTCGTTAACGTATAAATAAATGGTCATCAAGTTGGTGACACGTTTGTCACTAAATCTAAGTGTTGACAGAGGGGATATGCGATCAATTTTAAGTGTAATCAAAACAAATCCAAGGATTTCgtacaaaagtatttatttcgTGGGTAATAAGCTGTAATATGATCTTTTAGAgacattttgttcaaatgatcTTTTTGTAGACTTTAGTCATTTAATTTGATAGTACTTGAAGTGCATGTTAATTTTTATCGTGGGCGCAATCATTCCAATATATAACGCTAGTATTAAGTTGTCAAACCACTCAATGCTTCATTGATTGCTGGAGATTTTGCTTTAAAGTTAATAAATTTCATCTGACACAAGTTAATTTAATGAATGACTTTTAAAGCgcgtttttcacataattatatttagatatttatcagaagttgacattttatataaaatcaacatgtttaaattttcttttataacgAATCGATATGGAATTTATTACCGGAAATTAACCCATTCTTGAACAAAATcagtttaaatgtaatatttcaatCACATTGGATGATTACGAGAGTATATGATATGTTGCTGTTCGGATGGAAACGTTTACACAAGGAAGTGTGCGAGAGCGtccaatgattttttttttaccagagGCAATATATATTCTTGGCGAAAAAGCGTTGCATGATGATTTAATGGTTGTATCATGTACATGCAAAGTTTCACAAATGCATGATTATAGAAACGATGAGTATATCTTTTTTATGATTTCTGGTGAAATATCATATTAGTTTCATTGATAtacagatattttaaatatacagatattttaaattttagcatCATATAAAGGAATTAATGAATGATTggaatattaaagctgcactctctcagatttaccgtttttacaactttttttattttttgttatgtaaAGAGCAaagttttgcttaaatatctgcaaaccaatgataaaagattgctgacaaaggatcagatcgcagatttgcatacttccgttcgaaaatcagtgtattatggcttaaaccgttactaacggtttgagaaaaatgcataaactattaatttttgaacctgaatataaaaaactgcgttctaatttttgtcagcagtcttatatcactggtttccatggattttcttaaaaattggctcgttccaagacaaaaaataaaaaagttgtcaacacattcaatctgtgagagtgtagctttaaaacaTGTGCGTTGATCGCATGGTCAGCTTTAAAAAGCGCTTAGTTTGAAAGATAACTTTGTAAAGGTTACAATATCATCTCCCTTGATAACGAGCACAAAACAGTGGCATTTACTAAATAACCCTTGATGTGTGTCTACCAGTTCAGTTGTAGTATCCTCTAAAAACGCACCAATCAGTGTTAGCTTAGCTTAGCTTAGCTTTGCTTAGGAGCAATTGTTTTTTATAGTTCATAAAATAACGAATGCTACATACACTAGAAGTTGATTCGCCAGATATGACCGCCTGATCTGTAGCATAGTATAATACCATTTGGCCTGATCTGTAGCCAAGTACGATACCAACTGGTCTGATCTGTAGCCTAGTACGATACCAACTGGTCTGATCTGAAGCCGAGTACGATAACAATTTGCCTGATCTGTAGCATAGTACGATACCAACTGGCCTGATCTGTAGCCAAGTACGATAACAATTGGCCTAATCTGTAGCCAAGTACGATATCAATTGGCCTGATCTGTAGCCAAGTACGATACCAACTGGCCTGATCTGTAGCCTAGTACGATAACAATTGGCCTGATATGTAGCCAAGTACGATAACAATTGGCCTGATCTGTAGCCAAGTACGATAACAATTGGCCTGATCTGTAGCCAAGTACGATACCAACTGGTCTGATCTGTAGCCAAGTACGATACCAACTGGCCTGATCTGTAGCCAAGTACGATAACAATTGGCCTGATCTGCAGCCAAGTACGATAACAATTGGCCTGATCTGTAGCCAAGTACGATACCAACTGGTCTGATCTGTAGCCAAGTACGATACCAACTGGCCTGATCTGTAGCCTAGTACGATAACAATTGGCCTGATCTGTAGCCAAGTACGATAACAATTGGCCTGATATGTAGCCAAGTACGATAACAATTGGCCTGATATGTAGCCAAGTACGATAACAATTGGCCTGATATGTAGCCAAGTACGATACCAACTGGTCTGATCTGTAGCCAAGTACGATACCAACTGGCCTGATCTGTAGCCAAGTACGATAACAATTGGCCTGATATGTAGCCAAGTACGATAACAATTGGCCTGATATGTAGCCAAGTACGATACCAATTGGCCTGATCTGTAGCCAAGTACGATACCAATTGGCCTGATCTGTAGCCAAGTACGATACCAACTGGTCTGATCCGTAGCCAAGTACGATACCAATTGGCCTGATCTGTAGCCAAGTACGATACCAACTGGTCTGATCCGTAGCCAAGTACGATACCAATTGGCCTGATCTGTAGCCAAGTACGATACCAACTGGCTTGATCCGTAGCCACGTACGATACCAATTGGCCTGATCTGTAGCCAAGTACGATACCAACTGGTCTGATCCGTAGCCACGTACGATACCAATTGACCTGATCTGTAGCCAAGTACGATACCAACTGGTCTGATCCGTAGCCACGTACGATACCAATTGGCCTGATCTGTAGCCAAGTACGATACCAACTGATCTGATGACTAGCCAAGTGCGTAAATAACTGACCTGATGACTAGCCAAGTGCGTTTCCAACTGACCTTATAACTAAACACGTGTGTTACTATCTGGACTGATAACTAGACGAAGTGCGTTACCAACTGGTCTGTTCACTTATCCGATGTGTTTAAAACTGGTCTGATAACTAGCCTAGGTCGTTATCAGCTGGCCTGAAACTACACAAGGGCGTTGCAAACTGGCATTGTAACCGGCTACGTGCCTTACCAACAGACCCGATAACAAGCAAAGTGTGTCACCAAATCGCCTAATACCTATCTCACGGGAATACCAACAGACCTGATAACTAGCAAAGTGCGTCGCCAACTCGCCTTATAACTACCTCAGTGGGATACCAACAGACCTGATAACTAGCAAAGTGCGTTACCAACTCGCCTGATAAATACCTCAGTGGGATACCAACAGGCCCGATAACAAGCAAAGTGTGTCACCAAGTCGCATGATAACTGTGTCAGTACGATTCCAGCTGACCTGCCTGATAACTGTTTCAGTACAATACCAAATGGCCTGCCTGATAACTGTGTCAGTACGATACCAACTGGCCTGCCTGATAACTAGCTCAGTACAATACCAACTGGCCTGCCTGATAACTAGCTCAGTACGATACCAACTGACCTGCCTGATAACTTGCTCAGTACGATACCAACTGGCCTGCCTGATAACTAGCTCAGAGTACGATACCAACTGGCCTGCCTGATAACTAGCTTAATACGATACCAACTGGCCTGCCTGATAACTAGCTCAGTACGATACCAACTGGCCTGCCTGATAACTAGCTCAGTACGATACCAACTGATCTGCCTGATAACTAGCTCAATACGATACCAACTGGCCTGCCTGATAACTAGCTCAGTACGATACCAACTGGCCTGCCTGGTAACTAGCTCAGTACGATACCAACTGGCCTTATAACTAAACAAGTGCCTTCCCAACGTGCCTGATAACTAGCATAGTGTGCAATACATACAATGTGTGGTACCAACTGGCATTAACAATAGACCGATGCGTACCCAGATGGTCTCATAACTAGCCTAGCGCGTAACCAGTTGTCCAAATCATTAGTTGAGTCCGTTACAAACTGGCCTGAAACTTAGTTTAATGCGTTTCCATCTAGCCTGATAAATAGCCCCGTGCTTAACCAACTGGTCTGATGATTAGCACAGGTAACGgcttatttcatttatgataAACATGTTAATTAACAAATATCGACTTATATCCCTATATGTGGTTATGGTTACATTATCAGTTATTTACAAGATAGTATGTGTTGCAACTCCTTACCTGGACCAATATACTACCTTTAAAGAGTTTTTAACACGCTTGTACTTATCAATTTATAACTGAAAATTGATAAGTATATACTTATGTAACACGTATGCTATAAGATAATAATATTTGGTTCGGGTATGAACAATATTCGATGattcaaagttttttattaGTAAATGTTATCCTTATTAATAAaggattttttatgaaatcaacTACAGAACaacaatgcaaatatattttttagtaaGTAATTTAACAAATTGTCATACAGTATAGAAAGTAAAAATGTCAAACTTACTTAAGTATTTTGCTTTCTTGCTTGATGTTTTTACTATTGGTGTACAGACATTTACTATATTTCGTATATGCGTTCACCTGTAAATACTGATAATACTATTTGTCCACATGGGTCATGGCCTTCTGGATGTTATGCGAATCAAACTTTGAAACTTAATCATTTCTATTGTAAAACGAGCCACAAAGGGTTCAGAGTAAATACCCAGTGATACACACTGTAAACCATGGCAATGttttaactaattttgagaaaatttaataattatcaagggagggaactctttcttagcgccgaatgtttaattgtccgcccttctttattttggcgcctttgTCACTTTTTCTCTAGGTTTAATCCAGTTCGGACGTGTGTTGACCGGGGTCATAGTCGGGTTTGTTGAAGTTCCAGGTGTCCCATTGCCTCTGTCCGTTCTCGCCGTCGTTTCTGGCCGCTATCCAGTAGTCcaatatatgataatatataatatatactttcaatttagcagttaaacttaccGACTTAACTCCTGAGAATCTTAATTATGCTTGCTATAAAACAcctcactggcaatcaatttaaaactaatataatacaaatacacattaaaacacattgattaattaataatttaatttgaaaatttaagAATTACTTCTACTGATGGacagcatacatccgaggtcgTTTTCGATAGTAAATGGcaaaggagttccgaatgcggcACTATCAGATATATCAGGTACCATTGTTCTTAGAAGCCTTTTTGTTATGTCAAGTTATGTCAATGTTTGCCGTTGATGGCGatgaaaatttgacaaaaaataacattcatcATAAAATTTCTCGTATTAAACAAAACGCAACATCACTAAACGAAAACAATCCCAGTGAGCTtttaaactgcactctcacagattgaacgttttaacaacttttcttttattttttttttgtcttggaactagccaatttatgcgaagaTGCTTGAAAAGCAGTCACATAAGACTGCTGCTAACTAAAAtaagatggcagatttttatatttaagttcaaaaatgatgttttatgatttttttttaaaccgtaagtaacgcttttagccataaaacattaattttcgaacggaaatataaaaatctgcaatttattctttattcagcagtcttttatcatcggtttgcagatatttacgcaaaaattagctcattccaagacaagaaataaaatagttgtaaaaacggtaaatctgtgagagtgcagctttaatatatggTATTAGATAATTACGTATTTCAACTGTTCACGAACATAACGGACACTCATCGTACCTGATTCGTATATATTTTCCACTCGCCGTCACTCAGCCACCGCTCCTTGCCACTGCTACTGCGTGACATCAGTTCACAAGCACGTGTCTCGCCGTTGTAGCGAGCCGCGTGGCAGCTTTCACCGGTATTTCCGTGTTGCGCGCACAGCGAGCTGCACCTCATGACCGAACGCGCTGTCGTCTTATCTAAAATTGTTCCCGTCAATGCCGAACCCGTGTACTTCTGATAGTCTTGGGTTGAAACCTCACCCGTTGTCATCGCAAGTAACTGAAGCAGCAAGATACCGACCAGCTGCATATTTGCCCAAAGTGTGCGACAACTGCAAGAGTCGACTGTCTGCGTCCTAGTGTCTATCTGAATGCGTCGGTCGTTGTTTGGAAGTTAGGTTTCTGCAGCTATGGCAAACAGACACGCGCTAAATGTATCgagtcttaaagctgcattgCCGAAGGTAGGCACAGGATTTGATTCGGGTAATTTTATAGATTCTTGTCTGCCCAAGTCAGTCCACTCTCCGGGATAAAGAGTAAGCCGGCTGCTTTACTCTGTATGTTAGAACACTACAATTAACGGTATAGTAACAGTAACAATTATCAAACTGGAACTGTAGTTTGCAGTTACGGTCAGGATTACATATAGTTTCTTTCTTTAAATCAATATGACCATAACTGCAAGCTGATCATTCCTCCTTTGACTGAAACAACCGAAACATGAGTCctaaaatcatatattattaaaaaaatacccatttcataatattgttaatatatcGAAAATAGTACCCCAGAAGCCACATTTAAGAAGTTATTATCCATACCCTATTTAATGCCACTGATACAAATCAGTCGATAAGCCAGTTATATTTAGTGtcaatttaaaacacattacaagTAATTGAATCTTGAAATTAAGTTAAAtctaatatgtttttttaatacagccccatacttattttgtttttgttttacctaTTGCCTGTGAATAAATACTCTATGAGAGAATGGGCAACTaaatgagtaaaataaatagaggatatttgttaattttagtgtaagatcgtattttatttctcgagtttcatagaaaaacatattttcacaagtTGCAAAGCCTTAGTTTATCTATGATCACGAGCAGTTTGGTACGAATAGTTtgttgaggcgtgggtggggtaaacaaaatatctgtaaattgttgtgtgaaatTTGACTTGGGTATTTTTCTGTTATTGGGTTCTAATTACGAGACGCATTAGGTTCTGTGTAGTCGTCCAGTAATTCGCCGACAAtatagttattgttttgttgttactGTTTTATATCCACGGTGCAAGGGGGCGTTGCcgtttgtttttacattatgtaTGTATTCTCCAGATTCCAAACAAATACTCATTAACAAGTACATAATTCTGatctaaaatcattttctttgaaatatggACAAAGGTCTTTCAGAATAAGTTTAGAGACAAGTTGCGACATTACCTTAAAAACACATACTGCAAACGTTGTTAAATGACATAATCTGCTCTCTATTTGGTCaattaaattaatacaatttgagcCTACTTCTGCATCAGGATCACCTAACTCTACTTATACCGTTTCCTTGCACGTCgaattcaaataataaacagcGATCCGTATGTTACAATTATGCCAAAATGTTGACTTGGTCCGCCGATATTTTGATTGTAACTGTATGCtacggtggcacagaggtgacatccgcaacactttatttatattgtggccacaacttagtaaattgtggccacaacttactaacttgaggccacaacttagtaaattgaggccacaatttactaagtcgtggcctcaatttactaagttgtggccacaatttactaagtcgtggcctcaatttactaagtcgtggcctcaatttactaagttgtggccacaatttactaagtcgtggcctcaagttactaagttgtggccacaatttactaagttgtggccacaatataaattaagtgttgcggatgtcacctctgtgccaccgtaGTATGCCCTTGTAGCGAACGAAATCTAATATTTATATAGACCTAAAgcagtgtgtgtttaccacgtgataaattgcgtcataaatgctacgtcggaaggcaaaatttAGTTtcgaatgaaaactttaaacaaagataacttcagtatttcttcaccattttaaatgaaacatagcacagctTTGTCCGCTTAAGGAGCCCCGCCTCCGGCCTTTgaccagaatttgattgagagtttagtttcttaaaacactatgacaaaccttttcacaatacggccgtctgacgaagcactgtcaaaacataagtTTGGAAtcaggtttgttgaagtgtttgatgaaactaatcaccttatcaaactccggtaataaaacgaaggcggggctctttaagcggcataaactgccctttgttttatttaatttggtgttgtaaaacaacagttatctttgttttagtGTCCATTTgtagcaaaatgttgccttccgacgtagcatatatgacgtaatttatcacgtggtatacacacactgaattaAATAGACCTAAATGATTGGTGTTCATAAAACCATCTCAAGTAATTCACTTGCTAAAGtagatttcttaaaattgacgttgtcaaattatgaaaattattcaCGACCAGTCAGAAACTTAAATAAGGAAAATgataagttaggaaatgactaaAATGTTTCGGGACTGCATAGTATGATGCCTCGCCCTGATATAACACCTTTAGGCTGTGAATCAAATTTGCAATATCACTATAAAAGATACTGACATCATTTCTCATAAACAATACGTTGACATTTCCCCAGCCGCTGATTGTAAAagcttataatattttaattgttttcgaTACCTCGCGCTGAGCTCACAATCAAAGAAcagtataaattaattaaaatcagTAATACAACTACCTGATTTAAATCGTATGCCGACGCCATGCTTTTGGTTAGTTACACTTTACACTTTACAACTGTCTCTGATacaattgttgttaaaatacaaatgaaatatttacactTTTGCATGAGAATGCTTTCAAATGCTAGCCATGGCATTACGGTGTGAAATGTGACaaaagcaaatgttttaattttccattTTTGGCATCGTATCAAAAGCAAGTAGATAAAAGTCATTAGAAAGAAGCGTAAGCAACTTTTAACGTATCACTCACCGTAAGAACACATTACATCATATGGGTCTGCATTCTAGTTATTATCGCAAAATAAACCCAAATACAACACTTTTATATTCCCATCAATACAACATTTCCCCTACATTACCAAATTTCGCCGACAATGCCACAAATTTCCTACACTGCCAGATTTCCCCTACAAAAACACATGTCCCATTCAATGCCACATTTCCCTTACAATGCAACATTCCTCCTTCAAAGCCACATTTCCCCTACAATACCACAATTCCTATACATTGGAACATTTCCCGTGCAATGCCACATTCCTCCTACAATGCCAGATTTCCTCTACAACGCCATATTTCCCCTACAAGCCAACATTTTCCCTACGATGCCAAATTTCCCTTACAACGCCCTAACAACGCCACAAT from Mya arenaria isolate MELC-2E11 chromosome 3, ASM2691426v1 harbors:
- the LOC128226793 gene encoding uncharacterized protein LOC128226793, with the protein product MQLVGILLLQLLAMTTGEVSTQDYQKYTGSALTGTILDKTTARSVMRCSSLCAQHGNTGESCHAARYNGETRACELMSRSSSGKERWLSDGEWKIYTNQRPETTARTDRGNGTPGTSTNPTMTPVNTRPNWIKPREKVTKAPK